The following proteins are co-located in the Delphinus delphis chromosome 5, mDelDel1.2, whole genome shotgun sequence genome:
- the UCHL1 gene encoding ubiquitin carboxyl-terminal hydrolase isozyme L1, with amino-acid sequence MQLKPMEINPEMLNKVLARLGVAGQWRFEDVLGLEEESLGSVPAPACALLLLFPLTAQHENFRKKQIEELKGQEVSPKVYFMKQTIGNSCGTIGLIHAVANNQDKLEFEDGSVLKQFLSETEKLSPEDRAKCFEKNEAIQAAHDAVAQEGQCRVDDKVNFHFILFNNVDGHLYELDGRMPFPVNHGASSEGSLLQDAAKVCREFTEREQGEVRFSAVALCKAA; translated from the exons ATGCAGCTGAAGCCGATGGAGATTAACCCGGAG ATGCTGAACAAA GTGCTGGCCCGGCTAGGGGTTGCGGGCCAGTGGCGCTTCGAGGACGTGCTGGGACTGGAAGAGGAGTCTCTGGGCTCGGTGCCGGCGCCTGCCTGCGCCCTGCTGCTGCTCTTTCCTCTCACGGCCCAG CATGAGAACTTCAGGAAAAAACAGATTGAAGAGCTGAAGGGACAAGAAGTAAGTCCTAAGGTGTACTTCATGAAGCAGACCATTGGCAACTCCTGTGGAACCATCGGACTCATTCATGCAGTGGCCAATAATCAGGACAAACTGGAGTTCG aggatggGTCAGTTCTGAAACAGTTTCTTTCTGAAACAGAGAAGTTGTCCCCTGAAGACAGAGcaaaatgctttgaaaagaatGAG GCCATCCAGGCAGCCCATGATGCCGTGGCACAGGAAGGCCAGTGTCGG GTAGATGACAAAGTgaactttcattttattctgttcAACAACGTGGATGGCCACCTCTATGAACTTG ATGGACGGATGCCTTTTCCGGTGAACCATGGCGCCAGTTCAGAGGGCTCACTGCTGCAG GACGCCGCCAAGGTCTGCAGAGAATTCACTGAGCGTGAGCAAGGGGAGGTCCGCTTCTCCGCCGTGGCCCTCTGCAAGGCAGCCTAA